TCGCCGGTGAAGGTAAAACACTGAGCTCAGCCGAAAACGTGGATTATCTCAAGGCACTGGTGGATGATTACCCTATCATCTCAATTGAAGACGGCATGTCTGAAGATGATTGGGACGGGTGGAACGCGTTGACCCAGGCACTTGGCGACCGGATCCAGCTTGTGGGAGACGACCTCTTTGTAACGAATCCGGCGCGTCTGGCGATGGGGATTGAGCGTAAATCCGCGAATTCCATGCTGGTAAAAGTCAATCAAATTGGTAGCTTGACGGAAACACTTAAAGCAGTCGATATGGCTCACCGCGCCGGGTTCACCAACGTGATGTCACACCGCTCCGGCGAAACCGAGGATGCAACCATCGCAGATCTCGCTGTGGCCACAAATTGCGGACAGATCAAAACTGGTTCTCTGGCCCGCTCTGACCGGCTGGCCAAATATAATCAGTTGATCCGCATCGAAGAAGCCTTGGGCGAAACGGCTGAATATGCCGGGCGCTCAATCCTACGCTGATGAGCGATTTCACTGTACGCGCGGCCGAGATGCCGCGCGAATTGCCAATCGTACAGAAGCTCTGTTGGGAATACCGCGATTTTTTGCTCAACTTCAATGAGGACATGCGACAGATCGTCGAAGCCTTTTATCCAGAGCAACCCTACGCGGCACTAATGGACGAACTGCCGGAAAAACACAGGCGTCCACGCGGGATAATCATGGTGGCGGAACAGGGCGGCGCGCCATTTGGCTGTGGCATGACGCATCCGCTGAACGCGAATGATGCGGAGGTCAAACGTGTATTTGTCCGCCGCCAAACACGGGGCAACGGCGCCGGGTTTGAACTCTCCAAGGCTCTGATCGCACAGGCACGGGCTGACGGCTACAAACGATTGCTTCTGGACACGTCTGTTCACTTCACTGCCGCGCAAAAACTATATGAAAAGCTTGGTTTCACATCGCGCGGCCCCTACTCTGAGTTGCCCCCAGATACAGAAAATCAACTGGTTTTTTACGAGCTTATGCTATGAATCTGCCCGCGCGATAGGGCGATAAAAGGGCCGATTGCACATTGCTCAGCGGGACGTCCATGACTTCGGCTGCAGCCAATTCTCCGACCAAAGCGGCCAGCGTCGCGCCCGAATGCATGACCGTCACATAAAGACCCGCAGGCCCGCAGGCGCCGATTACCGGCAACCCATCTTCAGGCACGGGCCGGTGTGCCAAAGTGGCGGTTTCCCAAGCGATATCCCGCCCGACTATGTCACGCACCCGGGCCATTGTTTGATCCGCAAGCCCCTCAATTTCCTCAGAAATCGTTTCGCTATCATCACTTTGGTGACTGGCCGTTCCAGGCGCGAGGATATGCCCCTGTTGAGTTTGTCGTACTTCTTGCCCAGGGCCAACCAACACATGGCGCAACAGCGGTTGCAGCGGTTCAGAACGCACCATCACACCCGGTCGTTTGAGCATTGGCAATGCAACATCGACGCCCGCCAGCAACGATTGCGTGGCCACACCTGCGGCAATGACGACCCGGTCCGCCAAAATGGTCCCCGCCGTAGTATCTACACCACGGATGGTACCGTGTTTCTCGATCAATCCGGTCACGTTAACTCCGCAAATCGACCGCAGACCATAGCGCCGGGCCGCACGCCGGGCGTCAGATGCCAACGCAACAAGATCAACCACGCCCTCGCTTGAAAAATGCAGAGCGCGTGAAGGCGCGACGGCGAAAGGCTCCATCTGCGCAAAAGCTATTGTTGATACTTCGGACACCGTATATCCCATGTCTTTCAGCGCTTTGTATTGATCATCAAGCGCCTCACCCTCATGCTCCCAACACAAACAACCGGGCCACTGGATCGCGTCACTGTCTAAGTCCCGCGCCAGTCGCCTATGCGCCTCAATTCCAGCAACGCGCAGGTTAAAATGGTCTCGATCCGCATAGAAACTGGCGTTGATCCACCCGAAAGATGCCCCCGACGCCGCGCCAGTGGGCTGGCCCGCATCGATCATCGTCACCTGCGCCCCGGCTTGGACCAGACGATATGCCGTCAGAGTTCCGATGATCCCAGCGCCAACAACGATAACCTTCATGAATTTGCCTCTTGGCCTGCATGTGTCACCAGACTAACGTGCTGTTATGACAGCACAAGAGATCATCGCGCATCTGGGTTTGTTACCCCATCCGGAGGGCGGTCATTACCGTCAAACCTGGCAGGCGGACAATCCCGGTCGCCCCAGTGGTACGTGCATCTATTTTCTGTTGGCTGAGAGCGAAGCCAGCCACTGGCACCGCGTTGATGCCACTGAAATCTGGCTCTTTCACGCGGGTGCGCCCCTTATCTTGTCCATTAGTGCCACGGATGAGGGACCGGCCACAGACCACATGCTGAGTCCCGATCTTGCAACCGGATCGCCTCAATTGATTGTGCCGAAAGGCCATTGGCAGGCCGCAAAAACCACCGGTGCTTTTACCTTGGTCAGCTGCACTGTCTCGCCGGGCTTCCAGTTTTCTGGGTTCACGCTCGCTTCTGAGACTTTCGACATTCCACGCGCATAGAATCGAAGTCATTTAAACGTGCATGCAATCAATAACCGCGTGTCCGGTTTAAACTGCGATTGTCTTGGGAGGCGGGTGACTGACAGTGCCACCCCCGATGCATTTCCGCGCTCCCGTGGTTCCTGGACATGACGTCGGCAAGCCACGTAAAACCCGCACAGCAAGGTATCCAAAAGCTTGCGCCTCCAGCATATCACCATTCAACACGACGTCCTCAACAGGGGCGACTGTACAAGCCAATGACTCCGTAAGCATCTGCATCAGAACGGGATTATGTCGCCCACCGCCTGTGATCAGAATACGTGACGGAGGGTGCGGGCAATGTTTGAGACCCTCTGCCACGCCCGTCGCGCACATCGCCGTCAGAGTTGCTGCTGCATCCGCGTCGCTTAGTTTTGCAACATAGTCATTCATTTTTGCAAAGTCATTCCGGTCGAGCGATTTCGGGGGCAGCCTGGTAAAATAGTCATTGGCAACAAAGCGCTCCAAAACAGATGGATCAGCTATGCCCTGTCGTGCAATTTTCCCGCCTTCATCATAGGACAGACCAAGACGGGCTTGAAGTAGGTCGTTCAACGGCGCATTTGCCGGGCCAGTATCAAAAGCAAGCAGCGCGCCCGGCTCTTCAGGCCGGGAAAAAGAGGGATCCACATAGGTGATATTGCCAACCCCTCCGAGGTTCAGAAATGCCAACGGTTGCGTCGCACTAATGTATTTTGCGCAGGCAAAGTGAAAAAACGGTGCCAGTGGCGCACCTTCTCCGCCTGATGCGACATCTGCACTGCGGAAATCCCATACTACAGGACACTCAAGGGACCGCGACAGCCAATCACCGTCGCCCACTTGCAACGTGCCTGCTTCGCGCGGTGCATGCGCCAGTGTTTGACCGTGAAACCCGATCAAATCAAAGCTGTCAAACTGCTTGAGTAAGGCCAGATGCGCCTGTTCGACCACCCGTGTCGCAGCGTCCACTGCTTCCCCAGACCATTGGCCGAGAGCCGCGCGCAGAACCCTCTGCTCTTCGTCAGAATACCCGCGATAGGCAGTGGGCCCAAACCCTTCAATCCGGTGGCCATCCGTGCGCACAACCGCCGCGTCCACGCCATCCAGGGAGGTGCCACTCATAGTGCCCAGTGCCGTGAGAACCGGCGTTTTTTCGATGGCGTTTTTCAAAGCCTTTTCCTTTGCCTGCTCACCGCCTATAGAGTGGGCGCAATTCAACCCGAGAGCAAGCAAGATGACCTATCACCCGAAATCAGATTTTGTTGCCGTGATGATGGAGCGTGGGTTTCTCGCCGATTGCACGGATTATCAGGGGCTGGATGATGTCCTGCTCAAAGGCGGGCAACCTGGGTACATCGGCTTTGATGCGACGGCGAAATCACTGCATGTGGGCTCCCTCATACAGATCATGATGCTGCGTTGGTTGCAGAAAACCGGCAACAAACCAATCACACTGATGGGCGGTGGAACAACCAAAGTAGGTGATCCAAGTTTCCGAGCGGATGAACGCCCGCTGCTGGATGCGCAATCCATTGATGACAATATCGCCGGCATCAAGAAGGTGTTCAGCGCCTATCTGACCTATGGTGATGGCGCGACAGATGCGATGATGATTAACAATGCCGAATGGCTGGATGATCTCAATTACCTTGATTTTCTGCGCGACATCGGGCGGCATTTCTCGATCAACCGAATGTTGTCATTTGAGAGCGTGAAATCGCGCTTGGATCGTGAACAATCGCTGTCCTTTCTCGAATTCAACTACATGATCCTGCAGGCCTATGATTTCATGGAATTGCACCGGCGGTACGGCTGCGTTTTGCAAATGGGCGGGTCGGATCAGTGGGGCAATATCGTCAACGGGATCGACCTCACGAGGCGTGTGATTGATGGCGAGGTTTATGGTCTGACGTCGCCACTTCTGACCACGTCGGATGGAAAGAAAATGGGCAAATCGCAAGCCGGTGCCATCTGGCTGAATGGCGACATGCTGAGCCCCTATGAATTCTGGCAATTCTGGCGCAATACCACGGATGCGGATGTGGGGCGCTTTCTGAAACTCTACACCGAATTGCCAGTGGATGAATGTGATCGCCTGGGCACATTGCAGGGCTCTGAGATCAATGAAGCCAAAGTCCGACTGGCAAATGAAATCACCACGCTTTTGCACGGATCAGACGCCGCAGCTGCAGCCGAATCCACAGCCCGTGAGGTCTTTGAAAAGGGTGGTGTAGGGGATGATCTGCCAACATTGACTTTGTCCGCAAATGATCTGGGTGACGGCATTTCCATCGTGCAACTGATCGTGAGATCCGGGCTTGCCGGGTCCGGCAAGGAAGCCAAACGTCTGATTGCTGAAAACGGCGCGCGACTGGATGACCAGCCCCTGACCAACGCGGGTATGATGATTGACGCTGGCGCTCTTTCAAACCCGATCAAACTGAGTGCCGGTAAAAAACGTCACGCCTTGGTGCAACTCGGTTAAAACCAGAGCCAATCCACAAGCGTCAGGATCACAAATACCGGGAAAGACACTCCGGCTGCGATAAGAAATGCGGCAGTTTTTGTCATGCGAGGTGCGGGGGCGCTTACGCCTTGGACAGTTTTTTTCATGTAACGATTAACCTGCAGTTAGGTAAAGGCCCGGTTAATAGCCCCCATGTTTGATGCTGCATTTCCGCCTGCCCCGTTGCCCCTCCAACAAAGCGATGCTTTTGAGCGTGCATTGACCAGTGCTGGGACACTCACACGACGTGTTGATGATGGAACGCTGGTTTTGCGCCGCAAATTCAGATCGTTGCCGGTCCATATGATCACGCGCCCGCGCACTGGGTCGCCCGAACTTCTTGTGGAAACTGCAAAAGCGCTCGGCACCAAGGGACCAGTGATTTTGACGCCCAACACCTCTATGTCATTACATAAATTCGGCGCGATACCTTTGGTCAGCCCCAATACGGTTGCGTGCCTTGATTTGGGACCG
This genomic interval from Paracoccaceae bacterium contains the following:
- a CDS encoding GNAT family N-acetyltransferase, with protein sequence MSDFTVRAAEMPRELPIVQKLCWEYRDFLLNFNEDMRQIVEAFYPEQPYAALMDELPEKHRRPRGIIMVAEQGGAPFGCGMTHPLNANDAEVKRVFVRRQTRGNGAGFELSKALIAQARADGYKRLLLDTSVHFTAAQKLYEKLGFTSRGPYSELPPDTENQLVFYELML
- a CDS encoding FAD-dependent oxidoreductase, coding for MKVIVVGAGIIGTLTAYRLVQAGAQVTMIDAGQPTGAASGASFGWINASFYADRDHFNLRVAGIEAHRRLARDLDSDAIQWPGCLCWEHEGEALDDQYKALKDMGYTVSEVSTIAFAQMEPFAVAPSRALHFSSEGVVDLVALASDARRAARRYGLRSICGVNVTGLIEKHGTIRGVDTTAGTILADRVVIAAGVATQSLLAGVDVALPMLKRPGVMVRSEPLQPLLRHVLVGPGQEVRQTQQGHILAPGTASHQSDDSETISEEIEGLADQTMARVRDIVGRDIAWETATLAHRPVPEDGLPVIGACGPAGLYVTVMHSGATLAALVGELAAAEVMDVPLSNVQSALLSPYRAGRFIA
- a CDS encoding cupin domain-containing protein, with the translated sequence MTAQEIIAHLGLLPHPEGGHYRQTWQADNPGRPSGTCIYFLLAESEASHWHRVDATEIWLFHAGAPLILSISATDEGPATDHMLSPDLATGSPQLIVPKGHWQAAKTTGAFTLVSCTVSPGFQFSGFTLASETFDIPRA
- a CDS encoding anhydro-N-acetylmuramic acid kinase, with protein sequence MKNAIEKTPVLTALGTMSGTSLDGVDAAVVRTDGHRIEGFGPTAYRGYSDEEQRVLRAALGQWSGEAVDAATRVVEQAHLALLKQFDSFDLIGFHGQTLAHAPREAGTLQVGDGDWLSRSLECPVVWDFRSADVASGGEGAPLAPFFHFACAKYISATQPLAFLNLGGVGNITYVDPSFSRPEEPGALLAFDTGPANAPLNDLLQARLGLSYDEGGKIARQGIADPSVLERFVANDYFTRLPPKSLDRNDFAKMNDYVAKLSDADAAATLTAMCATGVAEGLKHCPHPPSRILITGGGRHNPVLMQMLTESLACTVAPVEDVVLNGDMLEAQAFGYLAVRVLRGLPTSCPGTTGARKCIGGGTVSHPPPKTIAV
- the tyrS gene encoding tyrosine--tRNA ligase, with protein sequence MTYHPKSDFVAVMMERGFLADCTDYQGLDDVLLKGGQPGYIGFDATAKSLHVGSLIQIMMLRWLQKTGNKPITLMGGGTTKVGDPSFRADERPLLDAQSIDDNIAGIKKVFSAYLTYGDGATDAMMINNAEWLDDLNYLDFLRDIGRHFSINRMLSFESVKSRLDREQSLSFLEFNYMILQAYDFMELHRRYGCVLQMGGSDQWGNIVNGIDLTRRVIDGEVYGLTSPLLTTSDGKKMGKSQAGAIWLNGDMLSPYEFWQFWRNTTDADVGRFLKLYTELPVDECDRLGTLQGSEINEAKVRLANEITTLLHGSDAAAAAESTAREVFEKGGVGDDLPTLTLSANDLGDGISIVQLIVRSGLAGSGKEAKRLIAENGARLDDQPLTNAGMMIDAGALSNPIKLSAGKKRHALVQLG